The proteins below are encoded in one region of Neodiprion virginianus isolate iyNeoVirg1 chromosome 7, iyNeoVirg1.1, whole genome shotgun sequence:
- the LOC124309565 gene encoding uncharacterized protein LOC124309565 isoform X1 — translation MSDLQATLEFSLELCKFYNVDLFQRGYYQIRTALRVSPKLPVKVEVNQLRNHSLEEPGTSKRFQILYRNEEVTLGTSVLFRAHVLVHSHRIEETLSRTHFNLGIELWFSEPTQPGNMTCVSSRALQLNFTPTKGLHYHLPVLFDYFHLAAVSITIHVCLVALHQPYIKKSILHYVQSCAPRGGKPWLQFKQTTGSEESKILFGNIEHTTRCVGSATRIHHAQLVQQEVIRLLLTARESLLVEMADLARLLPSWQQRALELAQNTHKEITKMMTTEEADIAQLCAQNIVLWQHFLEAFSGRQAVHEHLAHIHHQLRVNRFAEGFFVLGNPRTSAAGCYDANYQSYQAVSEAARRSRYLAALPPLPVHCLELDGDFHSLPLIFEDQYADMQHRHRNSVPSMDDCSCGIAAILEKRTTDVWSPRSESVAQSNMGSVHGRVVLAPSTLPARHSKSLDQLGPEVIPPQIPTPSKTLPRSASTQLIPRHRAPFHNGTLPATVPSSRSRHPSSTHYSGLFFPSSRQQACSAPNPSLGISPIATLPRAKSTQILAPHRQQQQQQQQQQHHQHSHGQRHGTSVNSNVDSNSITSLLAAMFPELPLNGYFPGYRPSSAANEHVSSRGFYHTIPANPSMGSRNMTQLADRLGSDKLNKSSPRTFKDKDGKSRSPENRKGCGANRGTESRNIYGTAYQPLINKPLGLSANKLDVKVDVDDKARSRLSYSETLDRTPREKKLNQEYSKYHTNSLQFWRPHANGRSNYSASKRVNPGAGDIAANNFTRTLGDFTQEDSARRSNLNGRSIDDVYSPFPGSLGRQTRIREMTLRPQHQPQEIINNDHRLHQTCLNNKTVDKLSDELIVQQGIDRNNYEQRDCHTDNRTSKSTKPVRSGGRKPRYEIPLNMESPVCKQREENTRRPHSAPAVEAENLENGRKCGHNRARKPAPLPYGHKHRQLPSSNGSSNVCEVENNNTIILRVEPNKKSQTESLTMNNESKKKNPSSTDPMSTTKPTTRLRCASVPIDEKKVVVPRSAISLPCMPINDGRDIFETSFPVISSLLSSPPSTRPSSLTTSSSSSNLTSECSGWVSSGDTSSSENQTLKFSGQALRQKLTKIAGKTKPETDSSEAQDNGEHSYEEVRLPPPKMFQDEPPPPEEFQDPPAPIDNPIYHVYETVKSVTSNQKQCKTAPCSPQRSRIKDRDNSYAGRDVCFDCYQEGKELLQSTQDNVVNFNKCKEEFKQQMGFSGKIYREKNGPPTRWHKRAHSLGNGELPTLPPLHPLRSNVPLSDYPTLASTLPYFHISDEYRLFSPEGVHLIICVHGLDGNAADLRLVKTYLELGLTGAHLDFLMSERNQGDTFSDFDTMTDRLVSEILHHIESSGLNPSKVSFIGHSLGTIIIRSALTRPQLRPLLSRLHTFLSLSGPHLGTLYNTSGLVNAGMWFMQKWKKSGSLLQLAMKDAVDVRNSFMFRLSQRSNLQLFRHVLLCGSAQDRYVPLHSARIELCKAAIRDPTDQGAAYREMVHNILYPVMSTLDVSLVRYDVHHALPPTANALIGRAAHIAVLDSELFIEKFLLVAGLKYFR, via the exons ATGAGCGATCTACAGGCGACACTCGAGTTCTCCCTCGAACTGTGCAAATTCTACAATGTCGATCTGTTCCAGCGTGG GTACTACCAGATACGAACTGCTTTGAGAGTATCGCCCAAGCTTCCGGTCAAAGTCGAAGTGAACCAATTGCGTAACC ATTCCCTCGAAGAGCCGGGTACCAGCAAGAGATTCCAGATTCTTTACCGCAACGAAGAAGTGACACTGGGTACTTCGGTATTGTTCCGGGCACACGTGCTCGTCCATAGTCACAGAATCGAGGAAACTCTTTCTCGGACACATTTCAATCTTGGTATCGAGTTATGGTTCAGCGAGCCGACTCAACCTGGCAATATGACTTGCGTCTCGTCGAG AGCTCTGCAGCTGAACTTTACACCAACAAAAGGACTTCACTACCACCTGCCCGTActctttgattattttcatctgGCAGCGGTTTCCATAACCATTCACGTATGCCTCGTTGCTCTGCACCAGCCCTACATAAA AAAAAGCATCCTCCATTACGTACAGAGTTG CGCTCCACGTGGCGGAAAACCTTGGCTGCAGTTCAAGCAAACGACCGGAAGCGAAGAgagcaaaattttgtttggaAATATC GAACACACCACAAGATGCGTCGGTTCGGCGACGAGAATACACCATGCTCAACTGGTGCAACAGGAAGTAATACGCCTCCTCCTGACAGCCCGAGAATCACTGTTAGTCGAAATGGCAGATCTCGCTCGTCTTCTTCCTTCCTGGCAGCAAAGAGCTCTCGAATTAGCTCAAAATACTCACAAAGAAATCACCAAG ATGATGACGACGGAAGAAGCGGACATAGCGCAGCTTTGTGCTCAAAATATCGTATTGTGGCAGCATTTCCTTGAGGCATTCTCGGGCCGCCAGGCCGTCCACGAACATTTGGCTCACATCCACCATCAGTTAAGA GTGAACAGATTCGCAGAAGGTTTTTTCGTATTGGGAAATCCCCGAACGTCCGCAGCTGGGTGCTACGACGCCAATTACCAATCGTACCAAGCAGTTAGCGAGGCAGCTCGCAGGTCTCGTTACCTCGCAGCTCTGCCTCCACTCCCAGTTCACTGCCTCGAATTGGACGGAGATTTTCACTCTCTTCCTCTGATTTTCGAGGACCAGTACGCCGACATGCAGCATAGACATCGGAACAGCG TCCCAAGCATGGACGACTGTAGCTGTGGGATCGCAGCTATACTCGAGAAACGTACGACGGATGTTTGGTCACCAAGAAGCGAGAGCGTCGCTCAATCAAACATGGGATCGGTGCATGGGAGGGTGGTTTTGGCACCATCTACACTTCCTGCCAGGCACAGCAAGTCCCTTGATCAACTGGGCCCGGAAGTAATACCGCCGCAGATACCGACGCCTTCCAAAACCCTTCCAAGATCCGCTTCGACCCAGCTGATACCTCGACACAGGGCTCCGTTCCACAACGGTACGCTTCCAGCCACTGTTCCAAGCTCCAGAAGCAGACATCCATCGAGCACTCACTACAGTGGTCTCTTCTTTCCATCCTCGAGACAACAGGCGTGCTCGGCGCCAAATCCATCCCTAGGAATATCCCCAATAGCTACTTTGCCCAGGGCTAAATCCACCCAGATTCTTGCTCCGCAcaggcagcagcagcaacaacagcagcagcagcagcatcatcAGCATAGCCATG GACAGCGACACGGAACGTCGGTTAATTCAAACGTGGATTCGAATTCGATTACATCCCTGCTGGCAGCCATGTTCCCAGAACTTCCGTTGAATGGATATTTTCCTGGCTATCGTCCGTCGTCTGCAGCCAATGAGCACGTTTCATCGAGAGGTTTTTATCACACGATTCCGGCTAACCCAAGCATGGGATCTCGGAATATGACTCAGCTGGCTGACCGTCTCGGTTCGGACAAACTGAACAAGTCTTCACCCCGGACGTTCAAGGACAAAGACGGAAAGTCGCGTTCTCCGGAAAATCGGAAGGGCTGTGGTGCCAACAGGGGAACGGAATCGCGAAATATTTATGGCACGGCTTATCAACCATTGATAAACAAACCGTTAGGTCTTTCTGCTAACAAGTTAGACGTTAAAGTAGACGTCGACGATAAAGCTAGGTCAAGACTGTCCTATAGCGAGACTTTGGATCGTACACCTAGGGAAAAAAAGCTCAATCAAGAGTATAGTAAATATCATACGAACAGCCTTCAGTTTTGGAGACCTCACGCCAACGGCAGGTCAAATTACTCGGCGTCGAAACGTGTCAATCCTGGTGCAGGTGATATTGCAGCGAACAATTTTACACGAACTTTGGGTGATTTTACCCAAGAAGATTCCGCGAGAAGGTCGAATTTGAATGGTAGAAGTATCGACGATGTTTATTCACCGTTTCCTGGCTCTCTTGGTCGGCAAACTAGAATCAGAGAGATGACGCTACGGCCTCAACATCAGCCGCAggaaattattaataacgaTCATAGACTGCATCAGACATGCCTTAATAACAAAACTGTAGATAAATTATCGGACGAATTGATTGTACAGCAAGGAATTGATCGGAATAATTACGAGCAAAGGGATTGTCATACGGATAACAGAACGTCGAAGAGTACGAAACCTGTGAGAAGCGGGGGTCGAAAACCACGCTATGAGATACCCTTAAACATGGAATCCCCTGTGTGTAAACAGCGTGAGGAAAATACGAGGCGGCCGCATTCCGCGCCGGCTGTGGAAGcggaaaatttggaaaacggGAGAAAGTGTGGGCACAACAGAGCCAGAAAGCCCGCGCCCTTACCGTACGGCCATAAACACCGACAACTTCCTAGTTCCAACGGTAGTTCAAACGTCTGCGAGGTTGAGAACAACAACACTATAATACTGAGAGTTGAACCGAATAAAAAATCGCAAACGGAAAGTTTGACGATGAACaatgaaagtaagaaaaaaaatccatccaGTACAGATCCTATGTCCACGACTAAACCAACGACTCGGCTTAGATGCGCCAGCGTTCCGATCGACGAGAAGAAAGTTGTCGTGCCCAGAAGTGCCATATCTTTACCCTGCATGCCGATTAACGATGGCAGAGATATTTTCGAGACTAGTTTTCCGGTTATTTCAAGTCTTCTGAGCAGTCCACCCTCTACGAGACCAAGCAGTCTCACTACCAGTTCTAGTTCCAGCAATTTGACGTCGGAGTGTTCGGGATGGGTCAGCAGCGGAGATACCTCGAGTTCCGAGAACCAGACCCTTAAGTTCTCGGGTCAGGCGCTGAGGCAAAAGCTGACTAAGATTGCCGGAAAGACGAAACCTGAGACCGATTCATCCGAGGCGCAGGATAACGGGGAACATTCGTACGAGGAGGTCAGACTCCCGCCGCCAAAAATGTTCCAGGACGAGCCTCCGCCTCCGGAGGAATTCCAGGATCCACCTGCGCCCATTGATAATCCCATATACCACGTTTACGAGACGGTGAAAAGCGTTACGTCCAATCAAAAACAGTGCAAAACAGCACCTTGCAGTCCACAGCGGAGCAGAATTAAAGACAGGGACAACAGTTATGCCGGTCGGGACGTCTGCTTCGACTGTTATCAGGAGGGTAAAGAACTGCTGCAATCGACGCAGGACAACGTcgtaaatttcaacaaatgcAAAGAGGAATTTAAACAGCAGATGGGATTTTCGGGGAAAATATACAG agagaaaaatggcCCTCCAACACGGTGGCATAAACGCGCCCATTCCCTCGGCAATGGCGAACTCCCGACCCTACCGCCTCTGCACCCTCTAAGATCCAATGTGCCTCTTAGTGACTACCCTACGCTGGCCTCGACACTGCCGTACTTCCACATCAGCGACGAGTATCGCCTCTTCTCGCCGGAAGGTGTTCACCTTATAATATGTGTTCATGGTCTCGATGGCAACGCCGCCGACCTCAGGCTGGTCAAGACTTATCTTGAGTTGGGCCTTACCGGAGCTCACCTCGACTTTCTCATGTCGGAAAGGAACCAG GGTGACACCTTCTCAGACTTTGACACAATGACCGACAGACTGGTATCGGAGATCCTTCATCACATTGAATCCTCGGGACTGAATCCATCCAAAGTTAGTTTCATCGGTCATTCTCTGGGGACCATTATCATTCGAAGCGCTCTAACCAGGCCCCAGCTTCGCCCCCTTTTGTCACGACTCCACACGTTTCTCAGTCTGAGCGGACCTCATCTCGGCACACTTTACAATACAAGCGGCCTAGTAAACGCTG GTATGTGGTTCATGCAGAAATGGAAGAAGTCAGGATCGCTTTTACAGCTTGCGATGAAGGACGCCGTAGACGTGCGAAATTCTTTCATGTTTCGTTTGAGCCAGCGAAGCAACCTGCAGTTATTCAGACACGTATTGCTGTGCGGTAGTGCCCAGGATCGTTACGTCCCTCTGCATTCGGCTCGTATAGAGCTTTGCAAGGCAGCCATAAGGGATCCAACGGATCAAG GCGCTGCGTATCGTGAAATGGTTCACAACATATTGTACCCAGTGATGTCTACGCTTGACGTAAGTCTAGTAAGGTACGACGTTCATCACGCTTTGCCACCGACCGCTAACGCTTTGATAGGAAGAGCAGCTCACATCGCAGTTCTCGACTCGGAAttgtttattgaaaagtttttactAGTCGCCGGATTAAAGTACTTTAGATAA
- the LOC124309565 gene encoding protein FAM135A isoform X3, protein MSDLQATLEFSLELCKFYNVDLFQRGYYQIRTALRVSPKLPVKVEVNQLRNHSLEEPGTSKRFQILYRNEEVTLGTSVLFRAHVLVHSHRIEETLSRTHFNLGIELWFSEPTQPGNMTCVSSRALQLNFTPTKGLHYHLPVLFDYFHLAAVSITIHVCLVALHQPYIKKSILHYVQSCAPRGGKPWLQFKQTTGSEESKILFGNIEHTTRCVGSATRIHHAQLVQQEVIRLLLTARESLLVEMADLARLLPSWQQRALELAQNTHKEITKMMTTEEADIAQLCAQNIVLWQHFLEAFSGRQAVHEHLAHIHHQLRVNRFAEGFFVLGNPRTSAAGCYDANYQSYQAVSEAARRSRYLAALPPLPVHCLELDGDFHSLPLIFEDQYADMQHRHRNSVPSMDDCSCGIAAILEKRTTDVWSPRSESVAQSNMGSVHGRVVLAPSTLPARHSKSLDQLGPEVIPPQIPTPSKTLPRSASTQLIPRHRAPFHNGTLPATVPSSRSRHPSSTHYSGLFFPSSRQQACSAPNPSLGISPIATLPRAKSTQILAPHRQQQQQQQQQQHHQHSHGQRHGTSVNSNVDSNSITSLLAAMFPELPLNGYFPGYRPSSAANEHVSSRGFYHTIPANPSMGSRNMTQLADRLGSDKLNKSSPRTFKDKDGKSRSPENRKGCGANRGTESRNIYGTAYQPLINKPLGLSANKLDVKVDVDDKARSRLSYSETLDRTPREKKLNQEYSKYHTNSLQFWRPHANGRSNYSASKRVNPGAGDIAANNFTRTLGDFTQEDSARRSNLNGRSIDDVYSPFPGSLGRQTRIREMTLRPQHQPQEIINNDHRLHQTCLNNKTVDKLSDELIVQQGIDRNNYEQRDCHTDNRTSKSTKPVRSGGRKPRYEIPLNMESPVCKQREENTRRPHSAPAVEAENLENGRKCGHNRARKPAPLPYGHKHRQLPSSNGSSNVCEVENNNTIILRVEPNKKSQTESLTMNNESKKKNPSSTDPMSTTKPTTRLRCASVPIDEKKVVVPRSAISLPCMPINDGRDIFETSFPVISSLLSSPPSTRPSSLTTSSSSSNLTSECSGWVSSGDTSSSENQTLKFSGQALRQKLTKIAGKTKPETDSSEAQDNGEHSYEEVRLPPPKMFQDEPPPPEEFQDPPAPIDNPIYHVYETVKSVTSNQKQCKTAPCSPQRSRIKDRDNSYAGRDVCFDCYQEGKELLQSTQDNVVNFNKCKEEFKQQMGFSGKIYSDYPTLASTLPYFHISDEYRLFSPEGVHLIICVHGLDGNAADLRLVKTYLELGLTGAHLDFLMSERNQGDTFSDFDTMTDRLVSEILHHIESSGLNPSKVSFIGHSLGTIIIRSALTRPQLRPLLSRLHTFLSLSGPHLGTLYNTSGLVNAGMWFMQKWKKSGSLLQLAMKDAVDVRNSFMFRLSQRSNLQLFRHVLLCGSAQDRYVPLHSARIELCKAAIRDPTDQGAAYREMVHNILYPVMSTLDVSLVRYDVHHALPPTANALIGRAAHIAVLDSELFIEKFLLVAGLKYFR, encoded by the exons ATGAGCGATCTACAGGCGACACTCGAGTTCTCCCTCGAACTGTGCAAATTCTACAATGTCGATCTGTTCCAGCGTGG GTACTACCAGATACGAACTGCTTTGAGAGTATCGCCCAAGCTTCCGGTCAAAGTCGAAGTGAACCAATTGCGTAACC ATTCCCTCGAAGAGCCGGGTACCAGCAAGAGATTCCAGATTCTTTACCGCAACGAAGAAGTGACACTGGGTACTTCGGTATTGTTCCGGGCACACGTGCTCGTCCATAGTCACAGAATCGAGGAAACTCTTTCTCGGACACATTTCAATCTTGGTATCGAGTTATGGTTCAGCGAGCCGACTCAACCTGGCAATATGACTTGCGTCTCGTCGAG AGCTCTGCAGCTGAACTTTACACCAACAAAAGGACTTCACTACCACCTGCCCGTActctttgattattttcatctgGCAGCGGTTTCCATAACCATTCACGTATGCCTCGTTGCTCTGCACCAGCCCTACATAAA AAAAAGCATCCTCCATTACGTACAGAGTTG CGCTCCACGTGGCGGAAAACCTTGGCTGCAGTTCAAGCAAACGACCGGAAGCGAAGAgagcaaaattttgtttggaAATATC GAACACACCACAAGATGCGTCGGTTCGGCGACGAGAATACACCATGCTCAACTGGTGCAACAGGAAGTAATACGCCTCCTCCTGACAGCCCGAGAATCACTGTTAGTCGAAATGGCAGATCTCGCTCGTCTTCTTCCTTCCTGGCAGCAAAGAGCTCTCGAATTAGCTCAAAATACTCACAAAGAAATCACCAAG ATGATGACGACGGAAGAAGCGGACATAGCGCAGCTTTGTGCTCAAAATATCGTATTGTGGCAGCATTTCCTTGAGGCATTCTCGGGCCGCCAGGCCGTCCACGAACATTTGGCTCACATCCACCATCAGTTAAGA GTGAACAGATTCGCAGAAGGTTTTTTCGTATTGGGAAATCCCCGAACGTCCGCAGCTGGGTGCTACGACGCCAATTACCAATCGTACCAAGCAGTTAGCGAGGCAGCTCGCAGGTCTCGTTACCTCGCAGCTCTGCCTCCACTCCCAGTTCACTGCCTCGAATTGGACGGAGATTTTCACTCTCTTCCTCTGATTTTCGAGGACCAGTACGCCGACATGCAGCATAGACATCGGAACAGCG TCCCAAGCATGGACGACTGTAGCTGTGGGATCGCAGCTATACTCGAGAAACGTACGACGGATGTTTGGTCACCAAGAAGCGAGAGCGTCGCTCAATCAAACATGGGATCGGTGCATGGGAGGGTGGTTTTGGCACCATCTACACTTCCTGCCAGGCACAGCAAGTCCCTTGATCAACTGGGCCCGGAAGTAATACCGCCGCAGATACCGACGCCTTCCAAAACCCTTCCAAGATCCGCTTCGACCCAGCTGATACCTCGACACAGGGCTCCGTTCCACAACGGTACGCTTCCAGCCACTGTTCCAAGCTCCAGAAGCAGACATCCATCGAGCACTCACTACAGTGGTCTCTTCTTTCCATCCTCGAGACAACAGGCGTGCTCGGCGCCAAATCCATCCCTAGGAATATCCCCAATAGCTACTTTGCCCAGGGCTAAATCCACCCAGATTCTTGCTCCGCAcaggcagcagcagcaacaacagcagcagcagcagcatcatcAGCATAGCCATG GACAGCGACACGGAACGTCGGTTAATTCAAACGTGGATTCGAATTCGATTACATCCCTGCTGGCAGCCATGTTCCCAGAACTTCCGTTGAATGGATATTTTCCTGGCTATCGTCCGTCGTCTGCAGCCAATGAGCACGTTTCATCGAGAGGTTTTTATCACACGATTCCGGCTAACCCAAGCATGGGATCTCGGAATATGACTCAGCTGGCTGACCGTCTCGGTTCGGACAAACTGAACAAGTCTTCACCCCGGACGTTCAAGGACAAAGACGGAAAGTCGCGTTCTCCGGAAAATCGGAAGGGCTGTGGTGCCAACAGGGGAACGGAATCGCGAAATATTTATGGCACGGCTTATCAACCATTGATAAACAAACCGTTAGGTCTTTCTGCTAACAAGTTAGACGTTAAAGTAGACGTCGACGATAAAGCTAGGTCAAGACTGTCCTATAGCGAGACTTTGGATCGTACACCTAGGGAAAAAAAGCTCAATCAAGAGTATAGTAAATATCATACGAACAGCCTTCAGTTTTGGAGACCTCACGCCAACGGCAGGTCAAATTACTCGGCGTCGAAACGTGTCAATCCTGGTGCAGGTGATATTGCAGCGAACAATTTTACACGAACTTTGGGTGATTTTACCCAAGAAGATTCCGCGAGAAGGTCGAATTTGAATGGTAGAAGTATCGACGATGTTTATTCACCGTTTCCTGGCTCTCTTGGTCGGCAAACTAGAATCAGAGAGATGACGCTACGGCCTCAACATCAGCCGCAggaaattattaataacgaTCATAGACTGCATCAGACATGCCTTAATAACAAAACTGTAGATAAATTATCGGACGAATTGATTGTACAGCAAGGAATTGATCGGAATAATTACGAGCAAAGGGATTGTCATACGGATAACAGAACGTCGAAGAGTACGAAACCTGTGAGAAGCGGGGGTCGAAAACCACGCTATGAGATACCCTTAAACATGGAATCCCCTGTGTGTAAACAGCGTGAGGAAAATACGAGGCGGCCGCATTCCGCGCCGGCTGTGGAAGcggaaaatttggaaaacggGAGAAAGTGTGGGCACAACAGAGCCAGAAAGCCCGCGCCCTTACCGTACGGCCATAAACACCGACAACTTCCTAGTTCCAACGGTAGTTCAAACGTCTGCGAGGTTGAGAACAACAACACTATAATACTGAGAGTTGAACCGAATAAAAAATCGCAAACGGAAAGTTTGACGATGAACaatgaaagtaagaaaaaaaatccatccaGTACAGATCCTATGTCCACGACTAAACCAACGACTCGGCTTAGATGCGCCAGCGTTCCGATCGACGAGAAGAAAGTTGTCGTGCCCAGAAGTGCCATATCTTTACCCTGCATGCCGATTAACGATGGCAGAGATATTTTCGAGACTAGTTTTCCGGTTATTTCAAGTCTTCTGAGCAGTCCACCCTCTACGAGACCAAGCAGTCTCACTACCAGTTCTAGTTCCAGCAATTTGACGTCGGAGTGTTCGGGATGGGTCAGCAGCGGAGATACCTCGAGTTCCGAGAACCAGACCCTTAAGTTCTCGGGTCAGGCGCTGAGGCAAAAGCTGACTAAGATTGCCGGAAAGACGAAACCTGAGACCGATTCATCCGAGGCGCAGGATAACGGGGAACATTCGTACGAGGAGGTCAGACTCCCGCCGCCAAAAATGTTCCAGGACGAGCCTCCGCCTCCGGAGGAATTCCAGGATCCACCTGCGCCCATTGATAATCCCATATACCACGTTTACGAGACGGTGAAAAGCGTTACGTCCAATCAAAAACAGTGCAAAACAGCACCTTGCAGTCCACAGCGGAGCAGAATTAAAGACAGGGACAACAGTTATGCCGGTCGGGACGTCTGCTTCGACTGTTATCAGGAGGGTAAAGAACTGCTGCAATCGACGCAGGACAACGTcgtaaatttcaacaaatgcAAAGAGGAATTTAAACAGCAGATGGGATTTTCGGGGAAAATATACAG TGACTACCCTACGCTGGCCTCGACACTGCCGTACTTCCACATCAGCGACGAGTATCGCCTCTTCTCGCCGGAAGGTGTTCACCTTATAATATGTGTTCATGGTCTCGATGGCAACGCCGCCGACCTCAGGCTGGTCAAGACTTATCTTGAGTTGGGCCTTACCGGAGCTCACCTCGACTTTCTCATGTCGGAAAGGAACCAG GGTGACACCTTCTCAGACTTTGACACAATGACCGACAGACTGGTATCGGAGATCCTTCATCACATTGAATCCTCGGGACTGAATCCATCCAAAGTTAGTTTCATCGGTCATTCTCTGGGGACCATTATCATTCGAAGCGCTCTAACCAGGCCCCAGCTTCGCCCCCTTTTGTCACGACTCCACACGTTTCTCAGTCTGAGCGGACCTCATCTCGGCACACTTTACAATACAAGCGGCCTAGTAAACGCTG GTATGTGGTTCATGCAGAAATGGAAGAAGTCAGGATCGCTTTTACAGCTTGCGATGAAGGACGCCGTAGACGTGCGAAATTCTTTCATGTTTCGTTTGAGCCAGCGAAGCAACCTGCAGTTATTCAGACACGTATTGCTGTGCGGTAGTGCCCAGGATCGTTACGTCCCTCTGCATTCGGCTCGTATAGAGCTTTGCAAGGCAGCCATAAGGGATCCAACGGATCAAG GCGCTGCGTATCGTGAAATGGTTCACAACATATTGTACCCAGTGATGTCTACGCTTGACGTAAGTCTAGTAAGGTACGACGTTCATCACGCTTTGCCACCGACCGCTAACGCTTTGATAGGAAGAGCAGCTCACATCGCAGTTCTCGACTCGGAAttgtttattgaaaagtttttactAGTCGCCGGATTAAAGTACTTTAGATAA